Genomic segment of Steroidobacter denitrificans:
TGCCCTTGCCGACATCCTTGGTCGTAAAGAACGGTTCGAATACGCGCTTGAGTGTTTCCTCGGACATGCCCATGCCGCCATCCCTCACCTCCAGCATGACGTAATCGCCCGGCACCAGCTCGGACGGCATCGACTCCTGGACTGTCTCTGCCGGTGCCGCGATGTTTTCCTGGGCGGCGCGCACGCCGCCTATGACCCTGTTGCGCGTCGTGATCGAGATGATACCCCCGGCCGGCATGGCATCGCGGGCGTTGAGCACCAGGTTGAGCACCGCGTTCTCCATCTGCCCCGGATCCACTCGGATCGTCCAGAGCGGCGTCCTCAGGTCGCTGGCGATTTCCACGTCCCCGGTGAGCGTGCGCCGCAGTAATTCGCACATGCCGCCGATGAGCAGATTCAAATCGACGACCCGGGGCTCCAGGACTTGTTGGCGCGCGAATGCCAGCAGGCGTCGGGTCAGATTGGCGCCTCGCATGGCGGCGCTCAAGGCGGTATCCGCCTGGCGCAACAGGCGCGGACTTTCACGCAATGAGCGTGCCAGCAGCTGCATGTTGCCGATGATCACCGACAGCAGATTATTGAAGTCATGAGCAATGCCGCCCGTCAGACGTCCGACGGCCTCCATTTTCTGGCTCTGCCGCAGTTCGGCCTCCAGTTGCCGTCGCTCGGTCAGATCGCGTGCGGCGATGAAGCAGCCCAGGATTTCACCCGCATCGCCGTAATGCGGGATGAAGGACGCCTCCAGATCGATGAGATAGCCGAGCGCATTGCGGTAGCGCTGCTGGCTTTCCATCACCTGTCCTTGCAGCGCCCCGCCGAGATACGGCTTCAGTTGCGCATGGATACGCTGGCCCAGCACCTCGACGATCGCACGGCCACGCAGGCTCCCCAGGGAGCGCCCGGCAAACTCCTGCGCCGGACGATTCACATACACGACCCGCTCCTCGCGACATAGATAGAGGATCAGCAGGGGCAGCGAATCCAGGATGGTGCCGTAGAAGTCCTGACTGCGATGCAACGCCTCCTGCGCATCGATCTGTTCACTGATGTCGCTCAGGGCTCCCGACAGGCGTATGGGCCGCCCGCCCGCATCACGCTCGGCCTCCCCCCGCAGCCGGCACCAGCGAATCTCCCCCTGGCGCGTGATCACCCGGCAGCGGATGTCCAGGCGGGTGCGGCTTTCCAGGTGCGCGCGAATCTTGCCTAGTACCAAGACTCGATCATCCTCGTGAAGTACATTCTGGAAAGCCAGGAACGTGTCGGGAAATTCCTGGGCGTCGTAGCCGAGGATGGCGCGAAATCGCTGCGCGTACCAGACGTGGCCGCTGTGCAGATCCCAGTCGTACAGCCCATCGGAGGTACCGCGCACGGCCCGCTCCCAGCGCTGCTCGACATCCTTCGCATCCCTCCGGTCCCTGGACAGATTTTCCAGGGTGACCAGAATATGTCCCGGAGACAGATCTTCCTCCGGGGCGGCCTCCTGCGGGAACGTATTCTGCAAATGACACAGGCGAATGCGCCCCAGGAAGGCCGTGCCGCTCTTGTGATCGATCGGCCAGTCCCCCACGAAGGACCGGCCCGTCTTCAATGCCTTCTGGAATTCGCGATTCAATTTCGGGTCGGCGGGCAGAGTGATGAACCGGGCCACACGGCGATCCGAGGCACCTTTGATCTCATGTCCGGTGAGTTCAATGAAACAGTGATTGGCATACAGAATCGGCCGCCGCGGATCGCCTGCGTCGACGATGAGCACTCCGTACCCGAGAAGCTTACCCAGGGTGTCCAATACGGCATCCAGGGCCGGCGGGATGGGCGAAAGACTTGCAGCAGCGGTCATTGGACGGCGTCGTGTGAGTTTGTTCGTTCGCGTGCCCCAGGCGTGGTCCAACCATGCTCGCCTTCGCACGG
This window contains:
- a CDS encoding hybrid sensor histidine kinase/response regulator, with amino-acid sequence MTAAASLSPIPPALDAVLDTLGKLLGYGVLIVDAGDPRRPILYANHCFIELTGHEIKGASDRRVARFITLPADPKLNREFQKALKTGRSFVGDWPIDHKSGTAFLGRIRLCHLQNTFPQEAAPEEDLSPGHILVTLENLSRDRRDAKDVEQRWERAVRGTSDGLYDWDLHSGHVWYAQRFRAILGYDAQEFPDTFLAFQNVLHEDDRVLVLGKIRAHLESRTRLDIRCRVITRQGEIRWCRLRGEAERDAGGRPIRLSGALSDISEQIDAQEALHRSQDFYGTILDSLPLLILYLCREERVVYVNRPAQEFAGRSLGSLRGRAIVEVLGQRIHAQLKPYLGGALQGQVMESQQRYRNALGYLIDLEASFIPHYGDAGEILGCFIAARDLTERRQLEAELRQSQKMEAVGRLTGGIAHDFNNLLSVIIGNMQLLARSLRESPRLLRQADTALSAAMRGANLTRRLLAFARQQVLEPRVVDLNLLIGGMCELLRRTLTGDVEIASDLRTPLWTIRVDPGQMENAVLNLVLNARDAMPAGGIISITTRNRVIGGVRAAQENIAAPAETVQESMPSELVPGDYVMLEVRDGGMGMSEETLKRVFEPFFTTKDVGKGSGLGLSMVYGFVKQSGGHIQIRSQLGEGTSACLYLPRAHEDAPCVEAQEGQEPDLPRGTETILVVEDNAAVRATAVDILSSLGYRVLEAGNAHEALACFERDTDIALVFSDIMLPGGVLGSQLVDEIMARHADVRVLLTSGFSETSVMSRGILVGVIDLLAKPYTLEELARRVRDSLDGKKKEV